Proteins encoded by one window of Primulina huaijiensis isolate GDHJ02 chromosome 1, ASM1229523v2, whole genome shotgun sequence:
- the LOC140978273 gene encoding choline transporter protein 1-like produces MIRCFVSGMPWITVTLFSILIVSVTMFYYLKAGWLGNDAISPIIGEHDPYYHVSSRGVNHLHAVAVLMTVVMIISLLSSIAIDRRVFMATSVLKVCSSFAFIVANLFFGVVEMSINTIILSFCQDSDEHQGTAQ; encoded by the exons TGGAATGCCGTGGATTACAGTCACTCTTTTCAGCATTCTCATTGTATCTGTGACCATGTTTTACTATTTGAAAG CTGGATGGCTAGGAAATGATGCCATCTCCCCTATCATTGGTGAGCATGACCCGTATTATCATGTATCCTCAAGA GGTGTAAATCATCTTCATGCGGTTGCTGTCCTCATGACCGTTGTGATGATTATTTCTCTTCTATCTTCGATCGCTATAGACCGTCGTGTATTTATGGCAACCTCTGTCCTCAAG GTTTGTTCCAGTTTTGCGTTTATTGTCGCCAACCTCTTTTTCGGAGTGGTGGAGATGTCTATCAATACTATCATACTCTCGTTCTGTCAAGACTCTGATGAACACCAGGGAACGGCTCAATAA